A window of Colletes latitarsis isolate SP2378_abdomen chromosome 11, iyColLati1, whole genome shotgun sequence genomic DNA:
GTCGAGGCCTTCGAAGGACTTTTCCGCCGCCGGTCGGGATTCTTCTGTTATAACTTATGAATTAGCCTGTTCGAGGGTACGTCATGATACCGGCCCGGGAACATAATGGAGCCGGCAGGTCCCGAACCGGTTTTCCTCGATCTTCGCCTTCAAAATGACGTTCTCCCTCGGACCAGAGATCGCGGGAATCCCGTGACGGAAAAAAAAGTTAAACGGAGGAAACTATAAAGCATTCCACGATAGTTATTTCATAATCTCTTCGAGAATCTGGTCCCGGACACTTTGATCCGACCCTTGTCTCGGTGTCGTCGAACATTCCACCAGAGATTTATCTGATTGTGAGCATCGAGCTCCACGATAAGATTGGGAATTGTTTATATTGATAACTGTCTCGAATCGCGTGAatttaaaacactgaaacaaacgTGTTATCAACGCGTTCCAAATTAACGCTGAATTTGATAAGTTTGTGTTCCATCGAGCACCAAAATTTTCGCGGTGAAGAGTATTACTAAGGTATTCCGGTACACAGTAATCTTAGTTGTACATGCTTTTACCAAAAATCAGCTGCAAAAGCAGTTGCAGTAACAGCAAACATTTGCTTTCTCACATCTGCAATTGGATGTAATCTTATCGCCTCGATTTTCAAAGGACAGCCCTCTACCCTTGACGCGATGTAATCTCCAGACGTTCGCGCCACTTAGAGTAAAATTACTCGAGTACAAATTTCGTTTCATCGGAATTCTCCAAATTTTATTCTTGGAACTATCGTAATCACAATTACTGTATACCTCGAGcaagaaaattaattataaaattaagatTCAGAAAAAAAACGTACAAAAATTCGTAAACTCGTTCATCTGCTCACGTTTTggagaaaattaatttcgtGAATATTACAAATAGCAGAGTCGTAGCTTCTTTCTAGAATCCCACGTTTCGACTACTTGGACACCCCTAATGGTCTCagtaatttcaatatttcaagGACCCCTCCATTTCGCTGAATTCGAGGGGGAGAATTTATCTGTAAAAGGGGCGGGGGGTTGCTTGGAGCGAACCTTGAAACACGCTGGTGCAATCGTTGCAAATCGTGCAACTGCACGCGAGATCCTGTCGCTATGACATTAGAGCTCGCAGAAAGATAAGGCGTACGGCGAATTTCTGCGAATCGCGCGTTATCGGTTCGCATTCTAAGCCCTTTTGCATTGCTATTTATACCGTCGACGACTCCTTGAAAATTATTTGCTTCGTCCTCCCGATGCCAATCCTCACGATTCCCTTTTTTATTGAACTTAATCTGCActgttaattatattaatttaattcataataataatgttaattCGACACGGTCTAAAGCGTTAGAGACATTTGCAATTTATGAGCTAGAAATAAATTCGTACCTTGTAATTCTATTGTACCGAGTATTGGCTCACGCGAGCTGCGAAAGATCGGAGAAGCGAAACGAGAAACGTCGATTCTTATCAAACATCGAAGTGACAAATCGGAATGGCTCATAGAACACTATCGAACAGCCAACAAGATCGTACATTCGATATGAAACGGTAGTGGCACGCGTTACACTAATTGAGCTTGTCGAAAGAACTACTGGAAGACAAAGACGATTgataagaaatatttttctataaaattgtTACTCCAAAACAAAAATTCACGAAAAATAACTCGATTCGTAAGAAACCGAGAATTACAGTTTCAAATTAACGACAAAGAAACTTCGTGTAAACGTTTGTCCCAGTTGGTCTTGTTACGCGcgcgtttcgcgtttatcgcgagCAACGCCAACACCTGCATCGTTGCGTCCACCACTCGAAACTCCATTCCTCTTCGTCAAACAACGGCGAGCAAAGTAAACGCACAGATGCGTTTTATGCGTTCTTAGGCTCTTATCGAGCGCTTTTGTTTGACGCAGGCGCGTCGGCACCCCATATACAACCCCTCTACCCCTTCTCAAACAGATCAATAACCCCCGTTGGTATCGACTGAACCTAACGCCGTCTGATAAGAATCCCAGACCCAAACTGGCCGTCACCGCTCGAAAATCGAAATAATATCTTTGACCGTCCCGCGTCGACGCGTTCTCAAATCGAATGCCCGATGTCGACTCGACTTCGAAAGCCACTCGAGGACCGGAGAAAACGCAGGCGTGGGTGAGAATGCGACGAGACGCAACGGGTGGCGTCTCAGTGACGTACTAAGTGCACCGAGAATACACCCCTCCAACTCGTCAAATTCgaaattcttgaaaaattttGGGACAATTATCGAGACAGTTAAAATTTCCTAAATACAGCTACTTATCTTAGGAACAATAGTTCTGTACTATATTTACGCTCGCTTTTAGATCCATATCTCGTCTATCACGATTTTTATGCACTTAAGCTTGTAACGCGTAATAgtatcgaatacttgttttgATAATGAATTATAATCACTTACAAAGTGCAAAAGAACATCCGCCAACCATGGAAGTGTTAATAAGAAAGTTCTTTAATACCTGTTTTTTTACATTATCCACGATACTTTCGTGAAAGTAGCATTAATAGATCGGCGAGATTTTCCCGGTGAAAATGAATCCAAAcacaaccttgttacgactaattttaattatacgattttttaaccatttttaaattttgaaaacACTAGCGCCAAACGTGAATCATTAAAAATAGTCGTAAttaggtcgtgtttggactcattttcaccGGAATCCCCTCGCCAGTTCATTGATAATACTTTCACAAAGATATGATGGAATTGGGTTTAGAAACCACATTTTGGTTGTACCTCTTTAAACACATTTCTTCTCGCACTAAATGAATATTTACTTCAAATATAATTTCACCAAAGTGGTATCATCGATATTGTCAGTCATACACGACATTGATTCAACATACCATAATAATTGTTAGTCTCAAGTAAACGTAAGCCTTCTTCAGAATGCATAAGAAAACCTATACAGAAAAAAGAAGAGAAATTATTTTAAGTATATTATACCAATATAATGAATGATCTGTTGCATCAGAATACCCTTAACCTGCCCATATCTCGATTACCTTAGTCACTAAAAAAACCCGGTGCTAAACCTTGAAAGAAGTTCGTCGACGACTCTAAGCCACGAACATCTTTCGAGGAGACTGTGTGCCGACCTTTACCGAGTCGATCCGCAATCAATGggcataaaataaattttctcgaCGATGTACGCTGGAAATAAAGAAATCAAGAAAAGACAAAGGCTGTTCTAAACAGTCCCGAATTAGAAAATGCTTTTAGTCACGGAGAAAGGAAAATATTTTGCTTGGCCGTTGCAACGACGCCGCGCGAGCCGAATTCGTCGGTCCATCGTTCTATTAATACCCAGCAGAGTGCCCCTCGAAGTCCACCAAAAACACGGCCCTGTACGTGTCGTAGGTTTCCACGCACATAGTTCAGTGGGGTGCGCGCGCTCGGCCCGAGAGCCGTGTGGCCAAACCCTATCCGTCCCTTAGACATCTCGCGAGTCGAAGAAAATTCCGAACACGATAGGGAAAAGTATTCCGTTGTTTCCGATTTTCGGGGGTGGTTCGAGGCGGAAGGGTGCATCGGGTCGACATGTGAGCGATCCGTCGTGAAAATTTGCATTTTCGACGCAGGTCGTCGCAGGTAAAAGCTGAAGaggcggaggaggaggcggCAGTGGACAGAAGGGAGCACCGCGACGCGTGTTCCAGAGAATCTGTTGCGAAAAGGGTTGACAGCAACGACTACTCGAATTTACCGATGGTGAGTGACATCTTTCAGTACCTAAGTCACAAATATTTACCGTTTCAAGTTTCTTGCGGGGTGCGAAATTTTACAGTGACAGTGATACGTGACGGAAAGAGAATTCGTTTTTTACCACCACCCTTGCgagaagaaatttttaatttgcctTCGAATAAACGTTAAACTTTTAAACTAAATCAGAGTTAGCGAAAAGCACTTCCATTAGAGTATATCTGAATTTTTGGTAATTGgcaaaaatttgataaaaagaaAGAAGTATTTGAATTATCTTTCTGAACAGTTAAGTAGAATTTCACAATGAATCAAGTGTTTTGTGTTAAACGTTTAATTGAAGCAATGGACCTCGAATTCCTCCGAGGTACTAtattaagaaattattaatGGTCTGATTGCTAGAATTTTCTGTCAATCAAATAATTCTCAGCGATCATAATTAGGTCGTTTATACGCTACCGTCTTGATGATCCAGCCTTCACACGTGACACGTTATGTCAGTGATAGTTCTAATACACACACGCGAACGCTCTCGTCGCGATGATCTCTTTACGAGCGAAGTACTCAAGGCTGTTCTTGTTAAGCCAATTTCGTAGTCTCGCAGAGTCGAGTCACTTCTTCATTGACTGGCACGACTTGCATACAGAGACGTACGAAACAATCGTATAATTTTTTTCCATAACACATATTCTATATCAATTGATGACCATATTTTGCTTGACAAGAAATTCTGACAGTCAAATCTTGCTTCTCACTCGTTTATTGAAATAGACAAATCTTTTATCCTAAAAGATATCATTTTTAGTTAGTATAGCAACAACTGAATGTATatactatattaaaataaaCACGCCTATTTTTCGATGTTATGCTAGGTCCCCTTCGGTGCGTACACCTAAACTATATATAGCTGACACACTTTCGTACTTTTACTATAGCATTAATGAAACAACGTGCAAGTTTATTTCATTCAACTCCATTGTGTACAGAACGAAAGAAAAATATCAActattaaatgtaatttttgtataaaaatgatgTAGAAGTACTATGACAAGTAGAGCTCATTCAAGGTTGAGTCGCTCGCATAAATTTTAATGCAAGCGCTTGATTCGAGCCGTGCTTTGCAACGCTAATTTCTAGAGCGCATCGCGAATTCCCTAATTTATGTCTGTCATTCTCGGATGTCTAATTTAGGAGCCACCGGAAGAGTCGACGCGTAAACTCTTGGAGCGGGAACTTCGACTTTTGGATCCCAGGGATCTGAGGTCTCATGCTTGGTATCACGGTAGCACTCTTCGTGGTGGCAGAAAAGGTGCCGAGGCGGAAGTGCCCAACGATGGCGACTTCCTGGTCCGCGATTGTGCCTCTCAACCCGGAAACTACGTCCTCACGGTTCGATGGAAGGGTCAACCCCTTCATTTTGTCATCAACAGGGTAAGCCAAATTGTGTTTTTATTCGTTTCTACTTCAGGAGCTTCCGAATATTTGTTGAAAATCTAACGATGGTAATAAGGTTGGAATTTTACACAAGACTAACGATAGTTTCGATGCTATGACTCGATGCAATTTGCATACAACACCCCTAAACCAAAGTCCTGGCTGTCAACAGGTTGTGATCCAACCGGAGACGGTGTACGAACGGGCGCAGTACCAGTTCGAGGACGAGGCGTTCGACACTGTGGCCGACCTGATAACCTTTTACGTCGGCAGCGGGAGACCGATAAGCCAAGCAAGCGGTGCCCGCATAATCACCCCAAAGCCACGATGCGTGCCTCTGACCTGCGTTTCAGGACCAGCGAACAGTCAGCACTGTTCGAGCCCCTCCTCTTCGTCCCTGTCAACCGGTTCTCCACCTCGCCTGCCTCGAAAGCAGCAACGCAGCCACTCTTTGACCGCCCAGCATCATCCCTCGGACCAGCACGACGGTCGTCAAACGTCGAATCAACAACCATTGTCTCACGGACCAGTTCAATCTAGCACCCTGCCGCGCGTACCACCCATACAGAACCAACCACCCTCGTGTTCCCTGTCTCTGGGCCGTCAAAAGATCACCAGGGTGATCTCCGATCCTGCcctacagcaacaacaacaacagccgGTCCACCAGCAGTCTCTGAACCACCAAAACTCTCTGGGAACGGCTCCACCGAAGCCACCAAGGGTACCGTACGTTCCTAATCATCAGCATCACTCTATCCACCATCATCAtcaccatcatcatcatcaccaGGGATACCAGGCGTCGGGCAGCGACAGTGGCAACGGCTCTGGGGACAGCGAATTCGAGACGAACAACTCCGGGGGCACCAGTAACCCGTCATCCTCGGTTCCCATCAAAGGAGTCGTCATCAGGAGTCACTACACCACCAGCAACGATGGCACTAACGGGAATAGCGGTAACGAGTACGAACTGTCCACCGAGGAACAGCTGGTGGTGGCTGCTCCATCCTTGGAGATCTCCACGTCGTTGGACATCGAGGGATTCACGACCTTTTTGTTGCCAGCCGGTGACCACAGGCCTCTAGACCCCACCGCGTTGAGAGGAGTTTCCGGACTACTTCTCGATTCGGCTCCCAGGGTTCTAGCCTCGCATCTGACCAAGATCGATCTAGAGCTGGCTCTTCAACCCGGTCCTGGCAACAGAAACGGTCTCAGCGGCATCGAGCTGGCCACCTTGCCACACGGTAGACAGGCCAGGATGGACCTGATCGAACGATCCGAGTGCTTGAAACTCCTAGTGGCGGTGACCGTGCTGGCTGGGGCCACCGCGATCGAACGAGCAGGCACCATCAGCAAGTGGATCAAGGTGGCTATCGACACCAAGACAGCGCTGGGCAACCTCTACGGTTTCTGCGGCGTGATGCTGGGTCTGTGCCTGCCGCAGATCCAGAGGCTGGCGAACACTTGGCATCTCCTGAGGCAGAAGTACACGGACGAGGCGTTCAGCTTCGAGGCGAAGCTCAGGCCCACGCTGAGAGCCATGAACGAGTGCACCAACCCACAGGCACCCAACACCACGCTGCCCCATTTGTTGCCTATAGCGTTGTTGGGGGATCGTGGACCAGAGGATGTGCTAGGTGCGTTACCAACAATTCGTTTGTACTTTGTTTATTGCGTTCTTGCATTATTGGAACTTGGAGCGTCGAAGAAAATGCTTCGCGCTGGATTTCtggtttttttaaattaaatttgtcttTCTTTTCAGGCATGGCGGCTCCGTCTGGCCTCGCGGGCGCCATTTTGTCGCCTTGGGAAAATTCCGCCCCCGATTGTGGTCTGTCTATAGTTTGGTCGCATTTGGAATCGGCGCGGAGGATGGCCGAGAACTTGCCGCTGTTTCGCAGAAATGCTGAGATAGTTTTGGAGGGTTCGAGGAGCGACGAGCTGCTGTCGGACGCGTTTCGAACCGAATTTCATATAAAATTCCTATGGGGAAGTCGAGGTGCGACCGTGGCGCCGGAAGAGAGACACTTAAAGTTCACGCAAGTTCTGGACGCAATGTTCGACAAGTGTTCGTCGAGCGAGGTGGCGGCCTAAACGCGGCAACCAAAGGACAGATTATTTTAGACAAAACCGCGATACGCGTAGCTAGTCCTTCATTTTTAGAACGACTTTTTTGCGATCGCCTGAAAGGAGAAAGGGACCCCAACGAATTTATCTTTCGGTTACTTTTTACGTGCTGGTGTAAATTATGGTTATGTAATTATGTAATTAAATCGTTGTaattaattgtaatttctacggtACGTACGGTATAAGTCTAGTTCATTTGGCGAGGTTTGATCCGCGACGGACGTATTTAGTCGACCATGTGTTTTCCGATTCGAAACTAACCGCGACTGCCAATTTTGCACAATTTTCACGAGAAGCGAACGGGCGTTCgtttttatagaaattttttCGTACCGAATCGTAGCTCGTAAGCAAAGTCCGTGAACGTGATTCCTCCATCGCGACGAACGACACGATTTTATCGCGACTACGAGAGGAAGACGAAGCGAGCACACGTTCGTCGCGATAGTTCGATCGCTCGCAGCGCCGAGAAACAATCAAAATAAATAGCATTTACGCGACTGGACGTATAATCACAAATGTAATAAAACGCGTCATATTTAGCGGAGTAACGATTCCAGGATGTATCGAGATACATACCTTTATTAACGAACCCGCATTTACTGTCTCGCAATGACTGGCGACGATATAATAATCAAATCGAGTTGAACTATCATGTACTTAATTTTAACTGACTCTATATTCGGCCAATAATATGTTGTAAATGTTGTTGACATTTGTTCACACTTAATAATATACGAGAACGAAAATCAATGTTGTGTGCCTTTCCTTACcccattaatttatatttataaaagacTAACATCGAATTTAATTCTctttaaaatttattgaaaatattatttaaaaagattTCAATTTCTTTAATATATGTTAAACGTATATTAAAGCCTACACGAAAGTCGATAACGTGTAAGGTCCACTCGTATACCTCGCCTGTGGTAATGGTTTTACTCTAGAATTTCACATACGCAATTTACCATATGGTTGCCAGACAAATTTACACCCCCTTCTCATCTTTGCTTCGAATATTAACAATCACCGCGTGTCAACTGGTCAATTGACAGGCATGCATTACATCAATATTCTCAAATTTCAACGTCTGTCATAAGAAAATGACAGACTCATATAATCGATAATGCATGAAATCTTAATATTTTAAGAACCATTGTCACCATCTCTTTTTCTAATATCTCAACAATTTGACGGAAGATATTCTAGATAGACAGGGCTTCTGAATTTGCAAGAACATCTTAGCGAAATTTCAGAGTATAATTCACAAACTCTAGCAACAGAGAATATGCAAAATCAAATCTAAATacttagaaataaaaaatgtgAATAGATTAGTTATTCTGTACCAAATAGGTATCGTTAACAAGATATCTagaatagaaataaaatttgaacagCTACACTTACAGAACTTAATTCATGGGCcacaattatttaaatattatgaatATCTAGACACTCACCTAATTAATTTAAGCAGCAATTGACCATCTATTGTGCACCTTGACACTAAGTTTGCgtaattaatttcttgactaaaTATTTCCTGTGGGACAGTAGATGAATTAAGTCCCACCACGTTAGGATTAGGATCAACTTCGAATAACAGTGATATATAATATCTTATATTTTAGATCCAATTCACACTCTCCGTCAAGTATACCAAACCAGACTTTCCGTCGAACCAGTTTGCCTTCATATTAAAGCCAGAGACCGAGTACTTGCCTGAGTCTATACTCAAAGAATCGCGTGGAGGGTCTGTGGTACCGAGAGACGAAAATGGCACTGGTGGGATCCACCCCTTCTTATCGTTAACAATTCGTTTCGCCGGGACATTATTATAGGACTTTTTATTCCCTACTTGGAATATTAACTACCATCGTGTGTCAAACCGATAAATTGACAGGCATGCATTACGACAACCCGTTCGAATTACTACAAATATGAGGTAGATAAGAAAATGACAAGGTTCGATACTGCGAGTCCTACGTTCTGCGAATCAAGAATGTATAGAGTACCCTTGCTAATATTCGTGCAATCGACACTGTAGGATCCCACGCAATTTGACAGAAGGCATttcctcgatgaatatttcaattGGTCATCGAGGACTTCTAAATTTACAACGAAACGTCTCACTGTGCGAGGAGCGAGACGATAGTTCTCTCGAGAACTATCCCTTTACAAGCATCGCGCATCGAGGAAGTAATTAAAGTGTACGCATCCTCGTAGGGCGTCGCTTTCATTCCGCGTCGTCAGATTCGATCGATTGACACAACCATTGGAGGAAttcgtatctgaagaatgcctaCCAATGGTAAGATTTACGATATTTTATCTGGTTACGTGAAATAACAACGTGGCTACTAATAAATAAATCACTCCACACCCTGGTTCGACAATCTATTCCTTTTGGAATTCTACTGACGATCGTTAAATATAGAATCTGAAGAAACACTGCATACATTCTCGTTTCATTGATAAGTAGACTGTGGATATTTATGTATTTTGTgaagaatttaaatttttaacaaactacagaatacacttaatatgcaaaaatataagaaatacttcgaGTAAGATGGGAATTATTTAGggattgagacaaccctctctaAAGCTcccatttgcataaagatccgcagtctactgaTAAGAGAAGGGCCAGAGTCAACTTTTATTAGGTGCAATTACTATTTATTCTATTATTTAATAAGAACTTCATTTGGATCACCAAGAATGTAAATCGTTTGTTTCAAAGCATTATAACTTATATTTCACAAATATGATTCAGTGATTCAGATTGGTGGACGCCGAGTTAGCGGCGCATTCGACATTTCTTATTATAGTACGCTTAAAAAGTATTTGATAATTACGGGGCAGTATCCAGCTCATACGGAcctgataaataaaattatcgtgaCTGTGGTGGTGGGGAGTTGCGTTAGTCTTGTAATGCCTACGGTAAGTAATATTAATTCAACGTCGTATACCAAAAATAGGAATTGCTATTATTAAAATAGccaaaaaattacaaaactaaGTGAATATAAATATCTGAAAACTAACAAATGTAATTCGACAGTTGTTCGCAATTTACATATCGTTTGTCGAAAATGACTTGGATGGGGTCATCGAGTGCCAACCACATTTAATTACAACCATAACTAGCATCGTGAAATTATTAAGCCTTTATCTCAACAGACAAAACGTACGTACGCGAGCTACCGCGACAGGAGCTTATTAAATGTAATGTGATACGAATGAAATCTGTTAcagctgaaaaaaatatttatctctGTGAAAGAGGAATGGGATCTGTTGGAGGTAAACGGTACCGTGCACATTCTGGATGAAATAACGAGAAAGGGAAGTAAAATTGCAGAATTCTATAGAGGTAGGATGCtttatcgtaatttttaaaaagtttttattttaaaaggaTTTTGTAtagagaattttttaattttttaggtGTATTATTGCCGggtttgttattatttttattgcttCCCTTGGTTCATCCTGTGTTGGATATCATTATGCCGCTAAACGAAACACGACCGCGACAGCAAGTATTCAAACTTTATTACTTCGTAGACAGCGACGAAAATTTTTATCCCATCTATTTCCATGCGAGTTTCTGTTCAATTGCTGCTATACTATCGGTAATCACTGTCGATTCTTTGTACATGATCATAGCTCATCATGCCTCTGGATTGTTTGCCGTGTGCgggtaaatatattaataaaatataaaacagtGCACGATATATCATTCTTCCAATTGCATTTTATTACTTCGATACTTTTGTGGAATATTTCTGATTACTCTTCTAGTTTTCCACAACCTGTATATCGTATGTATTATAGTAGTTGTTTCAACAGAATCCTAATATATAGAACAATACCGTATTCATCAATAGTTTTGGAGAAAATTTTTTTGGAGAAACGAACGAtaggaataaattattatacattGAATCGTTGTACCAAAATATGCTTTGTCGAGTACTAGTGCATTTGCAATCGCTTGACGCCCACCTCATAAATCATTCGCACTACATCACGTTGGCATGAactaaagaattttattttcttccGATATTGCAATGGCACAGTTTGTTTATTCGAGTGATTCTAATGAATGCAGACATAAGATTAAGAAATCAACAGAAAATAATGGGATTACTAATGGACTCGTCGCGATTGGCGGTGGATACGAAGATGCCAGAGAATGTGTGGAAGCACACAATAAAGCCATCCAGTTTGTagcaattaatattaatatagagAAAAAAACGGATCGTACAATTTATGTTATTCAATTGATTGATTATTTTGTTATGTTTTAAGGTTCTTCGAGTTCCTGGATAAAATAAGCCGAAAGAATTTCTTGCTTCAGATCGGATTTAACATGATCGGTGTTAGCGTCACAGCTTTTCAAGTAAGAATAACTTTCCCCGACGATATTATTATTGTAGGGCTATTAAATAAGCCTGCATTTTGTTTGTTAGGTTGTTGTGCACTTGGACGAACTTAATGAAGCTATAAGACACGCAATTTTCTTCGGTGCTCAAAATATTCATCTATTCTTCCTCAGTTTGCCCGGACAAATAATTACCGATTACAGCTCAGAGGTCGCGAATAACATGTGTGTGTTAAAAATAAGTATTTAAAAAGCATTACTATATTTAAACTAAACGTAACTCTTCGTGGGCGTTAGGTACAGCTCCGAATGGTATCATACTCCAGTGAAAATACAAAAAGTGCTCCACACTTTACAAATGAGATCTAGCAAACCGTGCGAATTGACCGCGGGTGGATTGTATAAAATGAACATGGAAAATTTCGGAAAGGTATGTAACAATGGAACT
This region includes:
- the LOC143347399 gene encoding breast cancer anti-estrogen resistance protein 3 homolog isoform X3, yielding MIESDKDRARKSSGMRISWSFRFPSMVTLQNLGASGRRRKRNGIPSSASCKDLQQKRHTIHLQPEVIIQKEPSLIVTPLSPEDLTEESPRSSQVKAEEAEEEAAVDRREHRDACSRESVAKRVDSNDYSNLPMEPPEESTRKLLERELRLLDPRDLRSHAWYHGSTLRGGRKGAEAEVPNDGDFLVRDCASQPGNYVLTVRWKGQPLHFVINRVVIQPETVYERAQYQFEDEAFDTVADLITFYVGSGRPISQASGARIITPKPRCVPLTCVSGPANSQHCSSPSSSSLSTGSPPRLPRKQQRSHSLTAQHHPSDQHDGRQTSNQQPLSHGPVQSSTLPRVPPIQNQPPSCSLSLGRQKITRVISDPALQQQQQQPVHQQSLNHQNSLGTAPPKPPRGYQASGSDSGNGSGDSEFETNNSGGTSNPSSSVPIKGVVIRSHYTTSNDGTNGNSGNEYELSTEEQLVVAAPSLEISTSLDIEGFTTFLLPAGDHRPLDPTALRGVSGLLLDSAPRVLASHLTKIDLELALQPGPGNRNGLSGIELATLPHGRQARMDLIERSECLKLLVAVTVLAGATAIERAGTISKWIKVAIDTKTALGNLYGFCGVMLGLCLPQIQRLANTWHLLRQKYTDEAFSFEAKLRPTLRAMNECTNPQAPNTTLPHLLPIALLGDRGPEDVLGMAAPSGLAGAILSPWENSAPDCGLSIVWSHLESARRMAENLPLFRRNAEIVLEGSRSDELLSDAFRTEFHIKFLWGSRGATVAPEERHLKFTQVLDAMFDKCSSSEVAA
- the LOC143348441 gene encoding odorant receptor Or2-like, producing the protein MPTLFAIYISFVENDLDGVIECQPHLITTITSIVKLLSLYLNRQNLKKIFISVKEEWDLLEVNGTVHILDEITRKGSKIAEFYRGVLLPGLLLFLLLPLVHPVLDIIMPLNETRPRQQVFKLYYFVDSDENFYPIYFHASFCSIAAILSVITVDSLYMIIAHHASGLFAVCGHKIKKSTENNGITNGLVAIGGGYEDARECVEAHNKAIQFFEFLDKISRKNFLLQIGFNMIGVSVTAFQVVVHLDELNEAIRHAIFFGAQNIHLFFLSLPGQIITDYSSEVANNMYSSEWYHTPVKIQKVLHTLQMRSSKPCELTAGGLYKMNMENFGKILSVNCYYVVTAIQELHSLLFRHGVL
- the LOC143347399 gene encoding breast cancer anti-estrogen resistance protein 3 homolog isoform X2 gives rise to the protein MGKTASKLKSKRSQSISWSFRFPSMVTLQNLGASGRRRKRNGIPSSASCKDLQQKRHTIHLQPEVIIQKEPSLIVTPLSPEDLTEESPRSSQVKAEEAEEEAAVDRREHRDACSRESVAKRVDSNDYSNLPMEPPEESTRKLLERELRLLDPRDLRSHAWYHGSTLRGGRKGAEAEVPNDGDFLVRDCASQPGNYVLTVRWKGQPLHFVINRVVIQPETVYERAQYQFEDEAFDTVADLITFYVGSGRPISQASGARIITPKPRCVPLTCVSGPANSQHCSSPSSSSLSTGSPPRLPRKQQRSHSLTAQHHPSDQHDGRQTSNQQPLSHGPVQSSTLPRVPPIQNQPPSCSLSLGRQKITRVISDPALQQQQQQPVHQQSLNHQNSLGTAPPKPPRVPYVPNHQHHSIHHHHHHHHHHQGYQASGSDSGNGSGDSEFETNNSGGTSNPSSSVPIKGVVIRSHYTTSNDGTNGNSGNEYELSTEEQLVVAAPSLEISTSLDIEGFTTFLLPAGDHRPLDPTALRGVSGLLLDSAPRVLASHLTKIDLELALQPGPGNRNGLSGIELATLPHGRQARMDLIERSECLKLLVAVTVLAGATAIERAGTISKWIKVAIDTKTALGNLYGFCGVMLGLCLPQIQRLANTWHLLRQKYTDEAFSFEAKLRPTLRAMNECTNPQAPNTTLPHLLPIALLGDRGPEDVLGMAAPSGLAGAILSPWENSAPDCGLSIVWSHLESARRMAENLPLFRRNAEIVLEGSRSDELLSDAFRTEFHIKFLWGSRGATVAPEERHLKFTQVLDAMFDKCSSSEVAA
- the LOC143347399 gene encoding breast cancer anti-estrogen resistance protein 3 homolog isoform X1, producing the protein MIESDKDRARKSSGMRISWSFRFPSMVTLQNLGASGRRRKRNGIPSSASCKDLQQKRHTIHLQPEVIIQKEPSLIVTPLSPEDLTEESPRSSQVKAEEAEEEAAVDRREHRDACSRESVAKRVDSNDYSNLPMEPPEESTRKLLERELRLLDPRDLRSHAWYHGSTLRGGRKGAEAEVPNDGDFLVRDCASQPGNYVLTVRWKGQPLHFVINRVVIQPETVYERAQYQFEDEAFDTVADLITFYVGSGRPISQASGARIITPKPRCVPLTCVSGPANSQHCSSPSSSSLSTGSPPRLPRKQQRSHSLTAQHHPSDQHDGRQTSNQQPLSHGPVQSSTLPRVPPIQNQPPSCSLSLGRQKITRVISDPALQQQQQQPVHQQSLNHQNSLGTAPPKPPRVPYVPNHQHHSIHHHHHHHHHHQGYQASGSDSGNGSGDSEFETNNSGGTSNPSSSVPIKGVVIRSHYTTSNDGTNGNSGNEYELSTEEQLVVAAPSLEISTSLDIEGFTTFLLPAGDHRPLDPTALRGVSGLLLDSAPRVLASHLTKIDLELALQPGPGNRNGLSGIELATLPHGRQARMDLIERSECLKLLVAVTVLAGATAIERAGTISKWIKVAIDTKTALGNLYGFCGVMLGLCLPQIQRLANTWHLLRQKYTDEAFSFEAKLRPTLRAMNECTNPQAPNTTLPHLLPIALLGDRGPEDVLGMAAPSGLAGAILSPWENSAPDCGLSIVWSHLESARRMAENLPLFRRNAEIVLEGSRSDELLSDAFRTEFHIKFLWGSRGATVAPEERHLKFTQVLDAMFDKCSSSEVAA